Proteins encoded by one window of Kwoniella dendrophila CBS 6074 chromosome 9, complete sequence:
- a CDS encoding peptide-methionine (S)-S-oxide reductase — protein MLPLRNFLASFSSSSANRMVSKTPPQPTVPTAIKGRESIQLGEGVEHATFASGCFWGTEHLFSKHYGHLPQFKAISGYTGGQAENPSYTQVGTGTTGHAEAVKLTYQKGSVSYAELVEFFYRTHDPTTVDRQGPDRGSQYRSAIFYENQEQENLAKQVTKEVQEKYLKGRPIVTQIVQAGKWYPGEDYHQEYLDNNPGGYDCPTHRFYW, from the exons atGTTACCTCTAAGAAATTTCTtagcttcattttcatcttcatcagcaaataGAATGGTATCAAAAACTCCACCTCAACCTACCGTTCCAACTGCCATTAAAGGTAGAGAAAGTATTCaacttggtgaaggtg TCGAACACGCTACTTTCGCTTCAGGCTGTTTC TGGGGAACAGAACATTTATTCTCAAAACATTATGGACATTTACCACAATTTAAAGCCATTTCAGGATATACAGGTGGACAAGCTGAAAATCctt CTTATACACAAGTTGGTACAGGAACAACAGGACACGCAGAAGCAGTTAAATTAACATATCAAAAAGGATCTGTATCATATGcagaattagttgaatttttTTACAGAACACATGATCCAACAACTGTTGATAGACAAGGTCCAGATAGAGGTAGTCAATATAGATCAGCTATATTTTAcgaaaatcaagaacaagaaaacTTAGCTAAACAGGTCACAAAAGAAGTTCAGGAGAAATA CCTCAAAGGAAGACCCATTGTAACTCAGATTGTACAAGCTGGAAAATGGTATCCAGGAGAAGATTATCACCAAGAATATC TCGACAACAACCCTGGAGGTTATGATTGTCCTACTCATAGATTTTattggtaa